The Pongo abelii isolate AG06213 chromosome 11, NHGRI_mPonAbe1-v2.0_pri, whole genome shotgun sequence genome includes a window with the following:
- the TNP1 gene encoding spermatid nuclear transition protein 1, with the protein MSTSRKLKSHGMRRSKSRSPHKGVKRGGSKRKYRKGNLKSRKRGDDASRNYRSHL; encoded by the exons ATGTCGACCAGCCGCAAATTAAAGAGTCATGGCATGAGGAGGAGCAAGAGCCGATCTCCTCACAAGGGAGTCAAGAGAGgtggcagcaaaagaaaataccgTAAGGGCAACCTGAAAAGTAGGAAACGGGGCGATGACG CCAGTCGCAATTACCGCTCCCACTTGTGA